A genomic window from Brevibacillus agri includes:
- a CDS encoding DHHW family protein, translating into MSGFAGQGFMDDQALYYWSTKGAFYAYQALARQMGLEPQNEADFRLEAVSDAFSGSLYSKSGYRLVQPDSIELYVPRAAQTYSVEFVDEQRRFRQDQAQPVC; encoded by the coding sequence ATGTCCGGTTTTGCGGGACAAGGCTTCATGGACGACCAGGCGCTCTACTACTGGTCGACGAAGGGCGCTTTTTATGCCTACCAGGCGCTGGCAAGGCAAATGGGCCTGGAACCGCAGAACGAGGCAGACTTCCGGCTGGAGGCAGTGTCGGACGCGTTTTCCGGCTCGCTCTATTCCAAAAGCGGCTACAGACTTGTGCAGCCGGACAGCATCGAGCTGTATGTTCCGCGCGCGGCGCAAACGTACAGCGTCGAGTTCGTGGACGAACAGCGGCGTTTTCGCCAAGACCAGGCGCAGCCCGTTTGTTAA
- a CDS encoding alkaline phosphatase, translating to MFRTFPKKLVPVAVISSLALTTALFGGNSGLVKAAENKAGNAQVKNIIFLIGDGMGTSYTTAYRYMKDDPATPVMEPTEFDKYLVGAQMTYAEDEKQNITDSASAATAMSSGVKTYNNAIAVDNDKSEVETVLERAKKVGKSTGLVATSEITHATPASFGAHDESRKNMDAIADDYYDLRIDGKHSVDVLLGGGLNNFVRKDRNLTEEFKKDGYSYVTSKQELLSDKNDKILGLFAAGGMDKMIDRTDKTPSLEDMTKAAIERLSKNKEGFFLMVEGSQIDWAGHDNDIVAAMSEMEDFEKAFKAAIDFAKKDGNTLVVATADHSTGGLSVGAKEEYNFLVAPIKAAKRTPDFIAAGIAKGASVEETLKKYIDLQLTPEEIASVKKAAETKKQVEIDNAIEAIFDKRSFTGWTTGGHTGEDVNVYAYGPWKERFSGLIDNTHNAEVIFEILGEAKK from the coding sequence ATGTTTCGCACATTCCCGAAAAAGCTTGTCCCAGTAGCTGTCATCTCTTCCCTGGCCCTGACGACGGCGCTGTTTGGCGGAAATTCCGGTCTGGTCAAGGCGGCAGAAAATAAAGCGGGCAACGCCCAGGTCAAAAACATCATCTTCCTGATCGGCGACGGCATGGGCACGTCCTATACAACGGCTTACCGTTACATGAAAGACGACCCGGCGACTCCTGTCATGGAGCCGACCGAGTTTGACAAATATTTGGTCGGGGCGCAAATGACCTATGCCGAAGACGAAAAGCAAAACATCACCGACTCCGCCTCTGCGGCGACCGCCATGTCTTCCGGCGTGAAGACGTACAACAACGCGATTGCGGTCGACAACGACAAATCAGAGGTAGAGACAGTACTGGAGCGGGCCAAAAAAGTCGGCAAATCGACTGGCCTGGTGGCTACTTCGGAAATTACGCACGCGACCCCGGCTTCGTTCGGCGCGCACGATGAGAGCCGCAAAAACATGGACGCGATTGCCGACGACTACTACGACTTGCGCATTGACGGCAAGCATTCCGTCGACGTCTTGCTGGGCGGCGGCCTGAACAACTTCGTGCGCAAGGACCGCAATCTGACGGAAGAATTCAAAAAAGACGGCTACAGCTACGTCACGAGCAAGCAGGAACTGCTGAGCGACAAAAATGACAAAATTCTCGGTCTGTTCGCAGCAGGCGGAATGGACAAAATGATCGACCGCACGGACAAAACCCCGTCCCTGGAAGACATGACAAAGGCCGCGATTGAGCGGTTGAGCAAGAACAAGGAAGGCTTCTTTTTGATGGTGGAAGGCAGCCAGATCGACTGGGCTGGTCACGACAACGACATCGTGGCGGCGATGAGCGAGATGGAAGACTTCGAGAAGGCGTTCAAGGCTGCCATTGACTTCGCGAAAAAGGATGGAAACACGCTCGTTGTCGCGACAGCGGACCACTCCACGGGCGGGCTGTCTGTCGGGGCGAAGGAAGAGTACAACTTCCTCGTCGCGCCAATCAAGGCGGCGAAGCGCACGCCTGACTTCATCGCCGCGGGAATCGCCAAAGGCGCGAGCGTGGAAGAAACGTTGAAAAAGTACATCGACCTGCAACTGACGCCAGAGGAGATCGCTTCCGTGAAAAAGGCGGCGGAAACGAAGAAGCAAGTCGAGATCGACAACGCAATCGAAGCGATTTTTGACAAACGCTCCTTCACCGGCTGGACAACGGGCGGCCACACAGGCGAGGACGTCAACGTGTACGCGTACGGTCCATGGAAAGAAAGATTTTCCGGCCTGATCGACAATACGCACAATGCGGAAGTGATCTTTGAAATTCTCGGCGAAGCGAAGAAATAA
- a CDS encoding DEAD/DEAH box helicase, translated as MKMKKDMASILEHLKTDERFRDNIAHWRVIPAREAKTVPFPQEMDARIREALTRRGIASLYTHQETSFRHVRAGKHIVAVTPTASGKSMCYHLPILQTLAEDTQARALYLFPTKALAQDQKAELHELITEMGLSIKSETYDGDTPANIRQMVRKAGNIVITNPDMLHSAILPHHTKWVSFFEHLKYIVIDELHTYRGVFGSHVANVIRRLKRICAFYGSAPQFICTSATIANPRELAEALTEEQVELVDNNGAPSGVKHFVFYNPPVVNRQLNIRRSATLEARDITEQFLTNGIQTILFARSRVRVEILLTYLQELIKRKLGPKTIQGYRGGYLPSQRREIERGLRSGDIMGVVSTNALELGVDIGQLQACVITGYPGSVASTWQQAGRAGRRQGESVVVMVGSSTPLDQYVIAHPEYFFDRSPETARINPDNLIILVDHLKCAAYELPFREGDTFGRAEITEVLEFLTEEQVLHYSRGKWFWMNDSFPAHNISLRSASQENVVIIDISERGNERVIGEMDRFSSMTLLHEEAIYLHQGTQYQVEKLDYEEKKAYVREVQVDYYTDANLAVQLKVLEQDQTRRHGQSAFAYGEVSVHAMATIFKKIKFETHENIGSGPIHLPEEELHTNAAWIGFSDSLLEEIGTEDVERGLVGLAHVLQHVAPLFVMCDPLDLHVIPQRKAVHSQEPTIFLYDRYPGGIGLSEQVYKEMETILTQAERLISSCPCASGCPSCVGATDDGSKELAMTLLRVAQGGSVHVS; from the coding sequence GTGAAGATGAAAAAAGACATGGCAAGTATTTTGGAGCATTTGAAAACAGACGAGCGTTTTCGCGACAATATCGCCCACTGGCGGGTCATTCCGGCCCGCGAGGCCAAAACGGTTCCGTTTCCGCAGGAGATGGATGCGCGCATCCGGGAAGCGCTGACGCGAAGAGGAATTGCCTCTTTGTACACGCACCAGGAAACGTCTTTTCGCCATGTGCGAGCGGGCAAGCATATCGTCGCGGTCACGCCGACTGCCTCCGGGAAAAGCATGTGCTACCATCTGCCGATTCTCCAGACGCTGGCAGAGGATACGCAGGCGCGCGCGCTCTACCTGTTTCCGACCAAGGCGTTGGCGCAGGACCAGAAAGCAGAGCTGCACGAGCTGATTACCGAAATGGGGCTGTCGATCAAATCGGAAACGTACGATGGCGACACTCCGGCCAACATCCGGCAAATGGTGCGCAAGGCGGGCAATATCGTCATCACCAACCCGGACATGCTGCACTCCGCCATTTTGCCGCACCACACCAAATGGGTTTCGTTTTTCGAGCATTTGAAATACATCGTCATCGACGAGCTGCATACATACCGCGGCGTCTTTGGCAGCCACGTCGCCAATGTGATACGCCGCCTCAAGCGGATTTGCGCCTTTTACGGCAGCGCGCCGCAGTTCATCTGCACCTCGGCGACGATCGCCAACCCGCGCGAACTGGCGGAAGCGCTGACGGAGGAACAGGTAGAGCTGGTCGACAACAACGGAGCGCCGTCCGGCGTCAAGCATTTCGTCTTCTACAACCCGCCTGTGGTCAACCGCCAGCTCAACATCCGGCGCAGCGCCACGCTGGAGGCGCGGGACATTACCGAGCAGTTTTTGACCAACGGCATTCAGACGATCCTGTTTGCGCGAAGCCGCGTCCGCGTGGAAATTTTGCTGACGTACTTGCAGGAGCTGATTAAGCGCAAGCTCGGCCCGAAGACGATTCAAGGATATCGCGGCGGCTATTTGCCGAGCCAGCGCAGGGAGATCGAGCGCGGCTTGCGGAGCGGCGACATCATGGGCGTAGTCAGCACGAACGCGTTGGAGTTGGGCGTAGACATCGGACAATTGCAGGCGTGCGTCATTACCGGGTATCCCGGCTCTGTCGCCAGCACGTGGCAGCAGGCGGGCCGGGCAGGCCGCCGTCAGGGCGAGTCGGTCGTCGTCATGGTCGGCAGCTCGACGCCGCTGGATCAGTACGTGATCGCCCACCCGGAGTACTTTTTTGACCGCAGTCCGGAGACGGCGCGGATCAACCCCGACAACCTCATCATTTTGGTCGACCATCTGAAATGCGCGGCGTACGAGCTGCCGTTTCGCGAAGGCGACACGTTTGGCCGTGCGGAAATTACGGAAGTCTTGGAGTTTTTGACCGAGGAGCAAGTGCTGCACTATTCGCGCGGCAAATGGTTCTGGATGAACGATTCATTCCCGGCGCACAACATCAGCCTGCGGTCGGCCTCGCAGGAAAACGTGGTTATCATCGACATCAGCGAGCGGGGCAACGAGCGGGTCATCGGGGAAATGGACCGCTTCAGCTCGATGACGCTGTTGCACGAGGAAGCTATTTACTTGCACCAAGGGACGCAGTACCAGGTCGAGAAGCTCGACTACGAGGAAAAGAAGGCGTACGTCCGGGAAGTGCAGGTCGACTATTACACCGATGCGAACCTCGCCGTCCAGCTCAAGGTGCTGGAGCAGGACCAGACCCGCCGCCACGGGCAGAGCGCTTTCGCCTACGGGGAAGTTTCCGTGCACGCGATGGCGACGATTTTCAAAAAGATCAAGTTCGAGACGCATGAAAACATCGGCTCCGGTCCGATTCATCTGCCGGAGGAGGAGCTGCACACGAACGCGGCATGGATCGGCTTTTCCGATTCGCTTCTGGAGGAGATCGGCACAGAGGACGTGGAGCGGGGGCTGGTCGGCCTCGCGCATGTGCTCCAGCACGTGGCCCCGCTGTTTGTCATGTGCGACCCGCTGGACCTGCACGTCATTCCCCAGCGCAAGGCCGTCCACTCGCAGGAGCCGACGATTTTCCTGTACGACCGCTATCCGGGCGGCATCGGCCTGTCGGAGCAAGTGTACAAGGAAATGGAGACGATTCTCACCCAGGCAGAGCGGCTCATCAGCTCTTGCCCGTGTGCGTCAGGCTGTCCGTCGTGCGTCGGCGCGACCGACGACGGCAGCAAGGAACTGGCCATGACCTTGCTGCGCGTCGCCCAAGGGGGAAGCGTTCATGTCTCTTAA
- a CDS encoding ribonuclease H-like domain-containing protein, with amino-acid sequence MSLKSRLQRMKGHMSLDAGKVANEPAAAGEQAEQPAGHSAGQPSEQPAPMPSEPEKPPIPFADRWQSLQAAPYFWDEEHVMIREVRYPISQRHGAYSFAQLHEAIAIWEASGREHPLSAAGRKAEELLFFDTETTGLSGGAGNAVFLLGYSRLEGEEVVVRQHFLPAPHAEATLYQSFLAQAEKSSHLVTFNGKSFDWPQVRTRHTLVRDQVPALPVFGHLDLLHGARRLWKAELESCRLGIIEQEKLDVFREDDLPGYLAPVRYFDFLHSQDPDVIAGVLRHNETDVLSLITLYIHMTRLLTDQPDVAASPEERFEIARWYDALGDQEAALAGYRFVADSGHAWSNRARLAIGHLYKKQKDWRQALHVWESCMASSGYVPEEVYIEAAKLCEHQLGDAEKALRYTRQAYEQWKKRGTLLRNRSKAEAQAYQKRIVRLEAKVMGSAGQESLLSGFFDWADE; translated from the coding sequence ATGTCTCTTAAATCCAGGCTGCAACGGATGAAGGGGCACATGTCGCTGGACGCAGGCAAGGTGGCGAACGAGCCTGCCGCGGCAGGAGAGCAGGCCGAGCAGCCGGCCGGACATTCGGCAGGACAGCCGTCGGAACAGCCCGCGCCTATGCCGTCCGAACCCGAAAAACCGCCCATTCCCTTTGCGGACAGATGGCAGTCCTTGCAGGCGGCCCCCTACTTTTGGGACGAAGAGCACGTCATGATTCGCGAGGTGCGCTACCCGATCAGCCAGCGGCACGGCGCCTACAGCTTTGCCCAGTTGCACGAGGCAATCGCTATCTGGGAGGCGTCCGGCAGGGAGCATCCGCTGTCGGCGGCGGGCAGGAAGGCAGAAGAGTTGCTGTTTTTTGACACGGAGACGACCGGGCTGTCCGGTGGAGCGGGCAACGCTGTTTTCCTGCTGGGCTACAGCCGCCTGGAGGGAGAAGAGGTTGTCGTGCGCCAGCATTTTTTGCCTGCCCCCCATGCGGAAGCGACCTTGTACCAGTCGTTTCTCGCGCAGGCGGAAAAATCGTCGCATCTCGTAACGTTCAACGGAAAGTCGTTCGACTGGCCGCAGGTGCGGACAAGGCATACGCTGGTGCGCGACCAGGTTCCGGCCTTGCCTGTCTTTGGTCACCTGGACCTGTTGCACGGTGCGCGCCGACTGTGGAAGGCCGAACTGGAATCGTGCCGCCTTGGAATCATCGAACAGGAAAAGCTGGACGTTTTCCGCGAGGACGATTTGCCCGGCTACCTCGCGCCTGTGCGCTACTTCGATTTTTTGCACTCGCAGGACCCTGACGTGATCGCAGGGGTGCTGCGGCATAACGAGACAGACGTCCTCTCACTCATTACGCTCTACATCCATATGACCCGGCTGCTGACGGATCAGCCCGACGTGGCCGCCTCCCCGGAGGAACGCTTTGAAATTGCCAGATGGTACGACGCGCTGGGCGACCAGGAAGCAGCGCTGGCAGGCTACCGCTTCGTAGCGGACAGCGGCCATGCCTGGAGCAATCGGGCAAGGCTTGCCATCGGCCACCTGTACAAAAAGCAGAAGGACTGGCGGCAGGCTTTGCATGTCTGGGAGTCGTGCATGGCATCGTCCGGCTATGTCCCCGAAGAGGTTTACATCGAGGCCGCCAAGCTGTGCGAGCACCAGCTCGGCGACGCGGAAAAGGCGCTCCGCTATACGCGGCAAGCCTACGAGCAGTGGAAAAAGCGGGGCACGCTCTTGCGCAACCGTTCCAAGGCCGAGGCGCAGGCGTATCAAAAGCGGATAGTTCGGCTGGAAGCGAAGGTTATGGGTAGTGCCGGGCAGGAGAGTTTGTTGTCCGGGTTTTTCGATTGGGCGGATGAGTAG
- a CDS encoding GNAT family N-acetyltransferase: MSTHREHHASVRFLQGERVYLRPLGQDDVDFYYQSLYHPETRKLTGTQKHYTREQIAQYLASKAQDSSSVLLAIALCENDQLIGDVQIGGIDTYNRNAFIRIAIHQPAYQSKGYGSEALLLMLDYGFGILNLHRIELNVFAYNERAIRAYEKLGFQREGVQRQALYYDHRYHDSILMSMLAGEYREKYGK, encoded by the coding sequence ATGTCTACTCATCGAGAGCACCATGCTTCCGTCCGTTTTTTGCAGGGAGAACGCGTCTATCTGCGCCCGCTCGGACAGGACGATGTCGACTTTTACTACCAATCGCTCTACCACCCGGAAACGCGCAAACTGACAGGAACGCAAAAGCACTACACCCGCGAGCAAATCGCGCAATATCTGGCAAGCAAAGCACAGGATTCGTCCAGCGTGCTGTTGGCAATCGCCTTGTGCGAAAACGATCAGCTGATCGGCGACGTGCAGATCGGCGGCATCGACACGTACAACCGCAACGCTTTCATCCGCATTGCCATCCATCAGCCTGCGTATCAGAGCAAAGGGTACGGCAGTGAAGCGCTGCTGTTGATGCTCGACTACGGCTTCGGCATTCTCAACCTGCACCGCATCGAGCTGAACGTGTTCGCTTACAATGAACGTGCGATACGCGCTTATGAAAAGCTCGGCTTCCAGCGGGAGGGAGTGCAGCGGCAGGCGCTTTATTACGATCATCGTTATCATGATTCGATTCTGATGTCGATGCTGGCTGGTGAGTATCGGGAGAAGTATGGGAAGTAG
- a CDS encoding PLP-dependent aminotransferase family protein translates to MLLTPKWDENGNEPQYVQLYTFLKNEIIAGRLAEKTRLPSVRKLADALGLSTTPVEMAYQQLLAEGFIRSRPRSGYFVEKLPDPELTPKGQGVSEQPEWSRPLLRDNRKYRYDFHMSQNDFSLFPHTLWRRLYNQVLGGERQEELFYGDPQGEPGLRQQIADYVRRYRGVVCTPDQIVIGADQFGLLSLICLMLRPQLQRIAVENPGYLLYANTFRQHGYEVVPISLAADGICVDELYESGVRLAVMSPSHQFPRGMIMPVSKRLQLLDWAQSVGGYIVEDDYDGEFRYHGRPIPALQGLLPQTNVIYMGGFAQVMAPALGIWYMVLPPSLLDAYFTLLHDTLLEQSASRLHQRTMEIFMQKGHLEKHVRKMRSLYRKKHDALLAAVHKHFGERASVIGADAGFHVLLRVYSERPEEELKRLAIQAGIRASSAAFTWLTPPAEMPKEFFLGFSGIALDQIEPGIAALHQAWFEGS, encoded by the coding sequence ATGCTCTTGACGCCCAAATGGGACGAAAACGGAAACGAACCGCAATACGTGCAACTGTACACGTTCCTCAAAAACGAAATCATTGCAGGCAGGCTGGCAGAAAAAACGCGGCTGCCGTCCGTGCGCAAGCTGGCAGATGCTCTTGGCTTGAGCACGACGCCTGTGGAAATGGCGTACCAGCAGCTTTTGGCCGAAGGGTTCATCCGAAGCAGGCCGCGCAGCGGCTACTTCGTGGAGAAGCTGCCTGACCCCGAGCTTACGCCAAAAGGGCAAGGGGTGTCCGAACAGCCCGAATGGAGCAGACCGCTCCTGCGTGACAACCGCAAGTACCGATACGATTTTCACATGTCGCAAAACGATTTTTCGCTGTTTCCGCACACGCTCTGGCGGCGGCTGTACAATCAGGTGCTTGGCGGCGAGCGGCAGGAGGAGCTTTTTTACGGCGATCCGCAGGGCGAGCCGGGATTGCGCCAGCAAATTGCCGATTATGTGCGCAGGTACCGCGGCGTCGTCTGCACGCCGGATCAGATCGTCATTGGCGCGGACCAGTTTGGGCTGCTGTCGCTGATCTGTCTGATGCTGCGGCCGCAGCTTCAGCGGATCGCGGTGGAAAATCCGGGCTATTTGCTGTATGCCAATACGTTTCGCCAGCACGGGTATGAAGTGGTGCCGATCTCGCTTGCAGCAGACGGAATCTGCGTAGACGAGCTGTACGAATCAGGGGTGCGCCTTGCCGTCATGTCGCCCTCGCACCAATTTCCGCGCGGGATGATTATGCCTGTATCCAAGCGGTTGCAGCTTTTGGACTGGGCGCAAAGCGTCGGCGGCTACATCGTCGAGGACGACTACGATGGCGAGTTTCGCTACCACGGCAGGCCGATTCCCGCCCTGCAAGGGCTGTTGCCGCAGACCAATGTCATTTACATGGGCGGCTTCGCGCAGGTGATGGCTCCGGCGCTCGGCATCTGGTACATGGTGCTGCCGCCTTCCTTGCTGGACGCGTATTTCACCCTGCTGCACGACACGTTGCTGGAACAATCCGCGTCGCGGCTGCATCAGCGGACGATGGAGATTTTTATGCAAAAAGGCCACCTGGAAAAGCACGTCCGCAAAATGCGCAGCCTGTATCGCAAAAAGCACGACGCCTTGCTGGCGGCGGTCCATAAGCATTTCGGCGAGCGGGCGTCCGTGATCGGGGCGGATGCGGGCTTTCACGTCTTGCTGCGCGTGTACAGCGAGCGCCCGGAGGAAGAGTTGAAGCGGCTGGCGATTCAGGCGGGGATTCGCGCATCGTCTGCGGCTTTTACGTGGCTTACGCCGCCAGCGGAGATGCCCAAGGAGTTTTTTCTCGGCTTTTCCGGCATTGCGCTCGACCAGATCGAGCCGGGAATTGCGGCTTTGCACCAAGCCTGGTTTGAGGGCAGTTGA
- a CDS encoding TetR/AcrR family transcriptional regulator gives MQERILQCAQQEIETRGIRFTMADLARRAGISTKTLYASFPSKEVLIARLIADSIEELKASEDRILHDPNLDLTEKMRELLALVPSGFARTDLRVWYELKRYYPAQWKMVEEVYQEEWEHVRVLLEQGVEAGVFRPVQLPILILMYTGALDQLIDQQLSGRHQMTIGEALDAMIDILLGGVLAAPATRGETGK, from the coding sequence ATGCAGGAGCGAATTTTGCAATGCGCCCAACAGGAGATCGAGACGCGAGGCATTCGCTTTACGATGGCGGATTTGGCTCGGCGGGCGGGGATCAGCACGAAAACGTTGTACGCGAGCTTTCCTTCCAAAGAGGTGCTCATCGCCAGGCTCATTGCCGACAGCATCGAGGAATTGAAGGCGAGCGAAGACCGGATTTTGCATGATCCGAACCTGGATTTGACGGAAAAGATGCGCGAGCTGCTGGCATTGGTGCCGAGCGGCTTTGCCCGGACGGATTTGCGCGTCTGGTACGAGTTGAAGCGCTATTATCCCGCGCAGTGGAAAATGGTGGAGGAAGTCTACCAGGAAGAGTGGGAGCATGTCCGCGTGCTGCTTGAGCAGGGCGTCGAAGCTGGCGTGTTTCGCCCGGTTCAGCTTCCGATTTTGATTTTGATGTACACGGGAGCGCTCGATCAACTGATTGACCAGCAATTGTCCGGTCGGCATCAGATGACGATCGGGGAGGCGCTGGACGCGATGATTGATATTTTGCTCGGCGGCGTATTGGCTGCGCCAGCGACGAGAGGGGAAACGGGAAAATGA
- a CDS encoding DMT family transporter — MSWVYLLLAILLEVAGTTSMKLSEGLSRPIPTVLMFVFYVLCFSSLSLALKEMEVGTAYAIWSGLGTAMIALIGVIVFKDAFTVKKVVAVALIIVGCVLLNLGDGAHAQQPAKAQQDAGMTAE, encoded by the coding sequence ATGAGTTGGGTGTATTTGCTGCTGGCGATTTTGCTGGAGGTGGCGGGAACAACTTCGATGAAGCTGTCGGAAGGGCTGAGCAGGCCGATTCCGACTGTGTTGATGTTTGTGTTTTACGTGCTGTGCTTTTCCTCGCTGAGCCTGGCGCTGAAAGAAATGGAAGTGGGCACCGCGTATGCGATCTGGTCCGGGCTGGGAACGGCGATGATCGCTTTGATCGGCGTCATCGTCTTCAAGGATGCGTTTACCGTGAAAAAGGTGGTGGCGGTCGCGCTGATTATCGTGGGCTGCGTCCTGCTGAATCTCGGTGACGGCGCCCATGCCCAGCAGCCTGCAAAAGCGCAGCAAGACGCGGGAATGACGGCCGAATGA
- a CDS encoding YvaD family protein, with the protein MSRTAPRLFVFFWLTDVAFIVYWAIVFLRLLPAEYMYQDYRDPNLVAWNLSFFPLDMLVSLTGFASLYCYRRGSERWKPIALVSLVLTFCSGLQAIAFWAFKADFDWSWWLPNLFLLIYPLFFLPELVRAASSGKKGFKPQNEAERQP; encoded by the coding sequence ATGAGCAGAACTGCGCCCAGGCTGTTCGTGTTTTTCTGGCTGACCGATGTGGCGTTCATCGTCTATTGGGCGATTGTGTTTCTCCGGCTGTTGCCTGCGGAGTACATGTACCAGGACTACCGCGATCCGAATCTGGTGGCGTGGAATCTGTCCTTTTTTCCGCTCGACATGCTTGTATCGCTCACGGGCTTCGCGAGCCTCTACTGCTATCGGCGGGGGAGTGAGCGCTGGAAGCCGATAGCACTCGTCTCACTTGTGCTCACATTTTGCTCCGGCCTGCAGGCGATTGCTTTTTGGGCGTTCAAAGCCGACTTCGACTGGTCGTGGTGGCTGCCGAACCTGTTTTTGCTGATCTACCCGCTGTTTTTTCTGCCGGAGTTGGTCAGGGCGGCAAGCAGCGGGAAAAAAGGCTTTAAGCCGCAGAATGAAGCGGAAAGGCAGCCATGA
- a CDS encoding MIP/aquaporin family protein — MSAYVGELVGTMILIILGAGVCAGQNLKKAYSQNGGWIVITLGWGLAVACGAYAVGSISGAHLNPALTIALASIGQFPWEQVPGYVLAQFVGAFMGATFVWIFYYPHWRETDDAAAKLGIFATGPAIPHTVANLFSEILGTFFLVLGLLAIGANKFAEGLNPFVVGFLIVAIGLSLGGTTGYAINPARDLGPRIAHALLPIHGKGRSNWGYAWIPVVGPIIGAVCGAFFYKWTFTDHSLTGVVALAVFMVIAMGVGMASKKTNAAQASGKERLVTDHARSQSHG; from the coding sequence ATGTCTGCTTACGTAGGAGAATTGGTCGGGACAATGATCCTGATTATTTTGGGGGCAGGGGTATGCGCAGGCCAAAACCTGAAAAAAGCATACTCGCAAAATGGCGGTTGGATCGTCATTACGCTCGGCTGGGGGCTTGCGGTGGCGTGCGGCGCATACGCGGTAGGCAGCATCAGCGGCGCGCATCTGAATCCCGCGCTCACCATCGCGCTGGCAAGCATCGGGCAGTTTCCGTGGGAGCAGGTGCCGGGCTACGTGCTCGCGCAATTTGTAGGCGCATTCATGGGCGCGACTTTTGTCTGGATTTTTTACTATCCGCACTGGCGCGAGACGGACGACGCAGCAGCAAAATTAGGAATTTTCGCAACCGGACCAGCGATTCCACATACAGTCGCCAACTTGTTCAGTGAAATTTTAGGTACGTTTTTCCTGGTGCTTGGTCTTCTGGCCATCGGAGCGAATAAATTTGCAGAAGGATTGAATCCGTTTGTCGTCGGCTTCCTGATTGTCGCCATCGGCTTGTCTCTCGGCGGAACGACGGGCTATGCGATCAACCCGGCGCGTGACCTCGGGCCGCGAATCGCCCACGCCCTCCTGCCGATTCACGGAAAAGGCCGTTCCAACTGGGGCTATGCCTGGATTCCGGTCGTCGGGCCGATCATCGGAGCGGTGTGCGGGGCATTTTTCTACAAGTGGACGTTTACCGACCACAGCCTGACCGGAGTAGTGGCTCTCGCGGTATTCATGGTCATCGCGATGGGAGTCGGGATGGCGAGCAAAAAGACAAATGCTGCCCAAGCGAGCGGCAAAGAACGTCTGGTAACCGATCACGCGCGTTCGCAATCGCATGGATAG